The DNA segment AGGGCGAGCGTGGTGGACTGGACGCCCGCACCGAGACTGAGCACGCGCAACTGTATATCGGCTGCGAGGCTGGGATCGGGCACGAAGCCGGGGAAGGCGAGCGCGTTCATCACGCGGCACTCCGCATGTCGTCCGTGTCGGGAAGACGCTCGGCATCCGACAGGAAGGACAGGAGCCAGTCCGCCGCCTTGCTCGCCTGCGAGGCGGCGCGGACGATGGCGCGATTGTCCTCGCGCAGCACCTCCAGCCACGATCCGATATAGTCGGCATGGCGCACGGTCGGGACGATGCCGAGCGAAGCGCAGCAGAAGGCCGAGATCAGCTCGGCCGTGATTTCCTCGACCGAATAGAGCTTCGAGCCGAAGGAGCCGGAGAGATTCCGGTTCAGCCGATGTGCTGCGCCGCTGGCGTGACCGAGTTCGTGCAGCGCCGTCCGGTGCCAGTTGATCGGCTCGAAATAGGCGACCGGCGGCGGAACCTGCACATAGTCGAGAGACGGCACGTAGAACGCCCTGTTGCCGCCGATGCGGAAGTCGATGCCGGTCGCCTTGATGAGCGCCTCGACCTGGGGCTCGATCATGCCGGGCGGCGGCGGAGGCACGGTCGCCTCGATGTCGTCGGGCAGGCCGTCACATTGCGCCGTGTTGAACACCGTAAAGCGCTTGAGGAACGGGATCGCCTGCGCTTCCTCGCCGGCCTCGAAGGCGCGGCGCTTCTCGTCCTCCGGCGTGAAGCGGTCGGCATAGACGACGGTGGTGCCGCGCTCGCCTTTGCGGACATGGCCGCCGAGCGACAGAGCCTGGCGGAAGGTGAGCCAACCCTGGCCGGGGAAGCCGTGTTCGATGACGGCGCCCCAGAGGATCAGGACATTGATGCCGCTGTAGCTGCGCGAGGTCGCGGCGTTGCGCGGCAGGCCGAGCGGGGCTTTGGCTACTGAGGTGCCCCAGGGTTGGACCCACGGCACGCGGCCGGCTTCCAGCTCTGCGATGATCTTGTCGGTGATTTCGTCGTAGAGGTTCGCCCGGTCGGCGCCGGTGCGCGCGCGGCGATCATATCTGGACATCGCGGTTCTCCGCGACGGGCGCCGGAAGACTCTCCTCCAGCTCTCTACCCGTCACGGCAAAACCGGCCCGCACTCTCACTCTAGGTGTTGTCCCTTGTGTGGCTTAGACTGACCGCATGGGACTATTGACCTTCAGCATCAACGTCACCCTCGATGGCTGTGTCGACCATCAGGAGGGAATTGCCGACGACGAGACGCACGCCTTCTTCACCCGCCTTATGGACGAGAGCGGGGCGATGCTGTGGGGGCGCGTCACCTACGAGATGACGGAGGGCTACTGGCCGGCAGTCGCCCGCGGAGACGAGGAGGCGCCGCCGGCGATACGTGAGTGGGCGGTGAAGCTGGATGCCAAGCCGAAGTACGTGGCGTCGTCGACGCGAAGTGTCTTCCCGTGGAACAACAGCCACCACATTGCCGGCGACCTGCGAACGGGCGTGCAAAGGCTCAAGGACGCAACCCCGGCCGGCGTGCTCCTCGGTAGCGGCAAGCTCGCGGCGGAACTGGACCGGCTGGATCTGATCGACGAATACCAGTTCCTCGTCCACCCAAGGATCGCCGGCCATGGCCCGACCCTCTACCGGAGCGGATTACCCGGTACGCGACGGCTCGAACTGATCTCGGCCGCGCCGCTCGGCAACGGCGCTGTCGCCATGCATTACCGGCGC comes from the Bosea sp. (in: a-proteobacteria) genome and includes:
- a CDS encoding dihydrofolate reductase family protein translates to MGLLTFSINVTLDGCVDHQEGIADDETHAFFTRLMDESGAMLWGRVTYEMTEGYWPAVARGDEEAPPAIREWAVKLDAKPKYVASSTRSVFPWNNSHHIAGDLRTGVQRLKDATPAGVLLGSGKLAAELDRLDLIDEYQFLVHPRIAGHGPTLYRSGLPGTRRLELISAAPLGNGAVAMHYRRAR
- a CDS encoding zincin-like metallopeptidase domain-containing protein, with amino-acid sequence MSRYDRRARTGADRANLYDEITDKIIAELEAGRVPWVQPWGTSVAKAPLGLPRNAATSRSYSGINVLILWGAVIEHGFPGQGWLTFRQALSLGGHVRKGERGTTVVYADRFTPEDEKRRAFEAGEEAQAIPFLKRFTVFNTAQCDGLPDDIEATVPPPPPGMIEPQVEALIKATGIDFRIGGNRAFYVPSLDYVQVPPPVAYFEPINWHRTALHELGHASGAAHRLNRNLSGSFGSKLYSVEEITAELISAFCCASLGIVPTVRHADYIGSWLEVLREDNRAIVRAASQASKAADWLLSFLSDAERLPDTDDMRSAA